In Vibrio diazotrophicus, the following proteins share a genomic window:
- a CDS encoding FAD-dependent 2-octaprenylphenol hydroxylase gives MMRSVDIAIVGGGMVGLALAAAFKHTDLRIAVIEGNLPHEGLGEQPDTRVSALSRSSEVILRNLGAWQGITMRRASPYQAMEVWEQDSFARIEFDANSLTQPDLGHIVENRVIQLALLDQVKLQDNVSLFMPASCEKMAIGESEAWLTLNNGQTLTAKLVVGADGANSWVRKQQDIPLTHWDYGHSAVVANVHTHKPHQQVARQVFTPLGPLAFLPLGDPNMSSIVWSTDPNRAEQLVAMGDSEFNKTLTAEFDSRLGLCKVVSERSAFPLKMRYARDFVAERVALVGDAAHTIHPLAGQGVNLGFLDAASLAQEVIELWKQGEDIGSKRNLRSYERWRKAEAAKMIAAMQGFKDLFEGNNPAKKLIRGIGMRLAGQLPGAKDEIMKRALGLKGNLPDLAKVNNAQPMI, from the coding sequence ATGATGCGAAGTGTAGATATTGCAATTGTCGGTGGCGGAATGGTTGGCCTAGCTTTAGCTGCGGCCTTTAAGCATACCGATTTAAGAATTGCAGTGATTGAAGGAAATCTTCCTCATGAAGGATTGGGTGAACAACCTGATACCCGAGTGTCTGCTTTAAGCCGCTCAAGTGAAGTGATTTTAAGAAACTTAGGCGCGTGGCAAGGTATTACCATGCGACGAGCTTCGCCATATCAAGCTATGGAAGTGTGGGAACAAGACAGTTTTGCTCGTATAGAGTTTGATGCGAACAGCCTCACTCAACCTGATTTAGGTCATATCGTCGAAAACCGCGTCATTCAACTGGCATTACTTGACCAAGTGAAGCTGCAAGACAACGTTTCTCTATTTATGCCTGCAAGTTGTGAAAAAATGGCGATCGGAGAAAGCGAAGCGTGGCTAACCCTAAATAATGGACAGACACTTACGGCCAAGCTAGTCGTCGGCGCTGATGGCGCAAACTCTTGGGTTCGCAAGCAACAGGACATTCCATTAACTCATTGGGATTACGGACACAGTGCTGTCGTGGCGAATGTTCACACTCATAAGCCGCATCAGCAAGTGGCTCGTCAGGTATTCACACCGTTAGGTCCACTGGCTTTTCTGCCTCTTGGCGATCCGAATATGAGCTCTATTGTTTGGTCGACTGATCCAAACCGAGCAGAACAGTTAGTCGCCATGGGCGATAGTGAGTTTAATAAGACACTGACAGCAGAATTCGATTCGAGACTCGGGCTGTGTAAAGTTGTCAGTGAACGAAGTGCTTTTCCTTTGAAGATGCGTTACGCGCGAGATTTCGTTGCAGAACGAGTGGCTTTAGTTGGCGATGCTGCGCACACCATTCATCCGCTGGCAGGTCAAGGCGTGAATCTCGGTTTTCTCGATGCCGCGAGCTTAGCTCAGGAAGTGATTGAACTCTGGAAGCAGGGGGAAGATATTGGCAGCAAGCGCAATCTACGCAGTTATGAGCGTTGGCGTAAAGCTGAAGCGGCAAAAATGATTGCAGCCATGCAAGGGTTCAAGGACTTATTTGAAGGTAACAATCCTGCGAAGAAATTGATCCGTGGTATTGGTATGCGTTTAGCGGGGCAACTGCCGGGCGCTAAAGATGAAATCATGAAGCGAGCGCTTGGATTAAAAGGCAACCTGCCTGATTTGGCCAAAGTGAATAACGCGCAACCTATGATTTAA
- a CDS encoding aminoacyl-tRNA deacylase, with translation MTNKVSETKLTQFLEQQQVAFRLLHHQTPATTIEDAANQRGITPNQMVKCILLRDMGGQLALACAQGDKSVDPKKVRTFLQWRRMTCVNMKDVESITGYQIGTVTPLLLKTSMPVIFDHQILEQPVVTISSGSSMAGIALQTHDLIQLCCPSFAHIQREE, from the coding sequence ATGACGAATAAAGTTAGCGAGACAAAACTCACTCAATTCCTTGAGCAGCAGCAAGTGGCTTTCCGCTTGCTGCATCATCAAACACCCGCGACCACCATTGAAGATGCGGCAAATCAGCGTGGTATCACCCCAAATCAAATGGTTAAGTGCATCCTGCTTAGAGATATGGGCGGTCAACTAGCTCTAGCTTGTGCTCAAGGAGACAAGAGTGTTGATCCGAAAAAAGTTAGAACCTTTCTGCAATGGCGACGCATGACGTGCGTAAATATGAAAGATGTCGAATCAATCACCGGATATCAAATTGGAACAGTGACTCCTCTTTTGCTTAAAACGTCAATGCCCGTCATTTTTGATCATCAAATTCTTGAACAACCTGTTGTCACCATCAGTAGCGGCTCCTCAATGGCTGGTATAGCCCTTCAAACTCACGACCTGATTCAGCTTTGTTGCCCGAGCTTTGCACACATTCAGCGCGAAGAATGA
- the rpoE gene encoding RNA polymerase sigma factor RpoE: MNEQLTDQVLIERVQNGDKQAFNLLVLKYQNKVCNLISRYVSNSGDVADVAQEAFIKAYRAIPTFRGESAFYTWLYRIAVNTAKNHIVAQGRRPPATDVDAEEAEFYETNNALKEISNPENITLSKELKKAVFSAIDALPEDLKTAMTLRELEGLSYEDIAEIMDCPVGTVRSRIFRAREAVEKRIKSLL, translated from the coding sequence ATGAACGAGCAGCTAACCGATCAAGTATTGATTGAGCGAGTTCAGAATGGAGATAAGCAAGCATTTAATCTTTTAGTTTTGAAATATCAAAATAAAGTCTGCAATCTTATTTCTAGGTACGTGAGCAATTCAGGAGATGTTGCTGATGTAGCACAAGAGGCTTTTATTAAGGCTTATCGCGCTATACCAACCTTTAGAGGTGAAAGTGCGTTCTACACTTGGCTATATCGTATTGCTGTCAATACCGCGAAAAATCACATCGTAGCCCAAGGGCGTAGGCCTCCAGCCACCGATGTTGATGCTGAAGAAGCTGAATTTTACGAAACAAACAATGCGTTAAAAGAAATATCGAACCCTGAGAACATTACGCTGTCGAAAGAACTGAAGAAGGCAGTGTTTAGTGCGATAGACGCGTTGCCTGAGGATTTAAAAACAGCAATGACTTTACGAGAGCTGGAAGGCTTAAGTTATGAAGACATTGCTGAAATTATGGATTGCCCTGTTGGTACGGTACGTTCTCGTATATTCCGTGCTCGTGAGGCGGTAGAAAAGAGAATCAAATCTCTTTTGTAG
- a CDS encoding DUF1107 domain-containing protein, whose protein sequence is MRLFKRYMPGMIAKHVSRLFKGRIYIYGIGTFEFDNGKLILPERAEHRHFQTVKEVNLEIKKLRCAYA, encoded by the coding sequence ATGAGACTGTTTAAGCGCTACATGCCTGGAATGATTGCTAAACATGTTAGTCGTCTTTTTAAGGGAAGAATTTATATCTACGGAATTGGAACATTCGAATTTGATAACGGTAAGTTGATTTTGCCAGAACGCGCTGAGCATCGACATTTTCAGACCGTGAAAGAAGTGAATCTAGAAATCAAAAAATTACGCTGTGCGTACGCTTAA
- a CDS encoding succinate dehydrogenase assembly factor 2 — MYNAEEKARIKWACRRGMLELDVVIMPFFEECFDSLTESEQKDFVSLLECDDPDLFTWIMGHGRSENLGHAAIVDQIVAHNLSKVR; from the coding sequence ATGTATAACGCTGAAGAAAAAGCTCGAATTAAATGGGCATGTCGTCGTGGTATGTTGGAACTGGACGTCGTTATTATGCCATTTTTTGAAGAGTGCTTTGACTCCTTAACTGAATCCGAGCAGAAGGATTTTGTCTCTTTGTTGGAATGTGATGACCCAGATTTGTTTACTTGGATTATGGGACATGGTCGCTCTGAAAACTTAGGGCACGCAGCTATCGTTGATCAAATTGTCGCTCATAACCTCAGCAAAGTCCGTTAA
- the ygfZ gene encoding tRNA-modifying protein YgfZ, with protein MDWKNTFSPLSVNADDALPELMLTHLASWGAIQIVGTDAKSYLQGQVTCNVVSLEAEQMTFGAHCDAKGKVWSVFRIFHHNGGYTMFQPLSSIDVELRELKKYAIFSKAEITHSSDIALGLMGAQAQAWIDSHSETRGDVRSIEGGSAVKIDSQRWLLLVDSEQAEKIINGIEAAKVNETLWARFEIEQAYPVVTQAEQNEHIPQALNLQALNGISFSKGCYTGQETVARAKYRGINKRAMYIVKGNIESPLNSDEVVQLERSVGENWRSAGQLMVHYTFANNTAIGLVVLPNNLDEDTEFRLSSQPDTRWTIEALPYSLNDDE; from the coding sequence ATGGATTGGAAAAACACTTTCTCTCCCCTATCTGTCAATGCTGATGACGCTTTGCCTGAGCTCATGCTCACACATCTAGCATCTTGGGGCGCTATTCAAATTGTAGGTACAGATGCTAAGTCTTATTTGCAAGGCCAAGTTACCTGTAACGTGGTTTCTCTGGAAGCTGAACAAATGACTTTCGGCGCACATTGCGACGCAAAAGGAAAAGTCTGGTCTGTCTTTCGCATTTTCCACCATAACGGTGGTTATACGATGTTTCAGCCGCTTTCATCTATCGACGTAGAACTGCGCGAACTTAAGAAATATGCAATTTTCTCCAAAGCAGAGATAACCCACAGCAGCGATATTGCTCTGGGTTTAATGGGTGCACAAGCCCAAGCTTGGATTGATTCTCATAGCGAAACTCGTGGCGATGTTCGCTCTATCGAAGGCGGAAGTGCTGTAAAAATTGATTCGCAACGCTGGCTACTATTGGTTGATAGCGAGCAAGCAGAAAAGATAATCAATGGTATTGAAGCCGCTAAAGTTAATGAAACACTCTGGGCAAGATTTGAAATAGAGCAAGCTTACCCTGTGGTAACACAAGCCGAGCAAAATGAGCACATTCCTCAAGCACTCAACCTTCAAGCGCTAAATGGCATCAGCTTTAGCAAAGGTTGCTATACAGGCCAAGAAACCGTAGCTCGTGCCAAATACCGTGGTATTAACAAGCGTGCAATGTATATCGTCAAAGGCAACATAGAATCGCCATTGAACAGTGATGAAGTCGTTCAGTTGGAACGTTCTGTCGGTGAAAACTGGCGTTCAGCAGGCCAACTTATGGTTCATTACACATTTGCTAATAACACAGCGATTGGTTTAGTCGTACTGCCAAACAATTTAGATGAAGACACAGAATTCAGGCTGTCTTCGCAACCGGACACTCGCTGGACCATCGAAGCGCTTCCTTATTCATTAAACGATGACGAATAA
- the nadB gene encoding L-aspartate oxidase: MNENREHQCDVLVIGSGAAGLSLALRIAKHCKVIVLSKGPRSEGATFYAQGGIAAVFDESDSIDSHVQDTLIAGDGICEEKTVRFIAEHAKECVQWLIDGGVPFDKEEDCDDDDDNPRYHLTREGGHSHRRILHAADATGMAMQTSLQDNAHQHPNISIFERYNALDLITEDKVGGDKNKVIGAYVWNRNEEHVESIRAKYVVLATGGSSKVYQYTSNPDVSSGDGVAIAWRAGCRVANLEFNQFHPTCLYHPEARNFLLTEALRGEGAYLRRPDGSRFMLDFDERAELAPRDVVARAIDFEMKRLGADCMYLDISHKPSDFIEKHFPTIYRRLMDLGIDITKEPIPIVPAAHYTCGGVMVNQQGQTDLKHLYAIGEVSYTGLHGANRMASNSLLECVVYAWSAAKDIVKNIKNIDMPPSVPVWDESQVTSSDEEVVIQHNWHELRLFMWDYMGIVRTDKRLERALRRIQLLQQETQEYYSNFRVSNNLLELRNLLQVAELMVRCAMQRKESRGLHYTLDYPDQLENSGPTILSPKE; the protein is encoded by the coding sequence ATGAACGAAAACCGAGAGCATCAATGTGATGTATTAGTGATAGGGAGCGGTGCAGCAGGCTTGTCGTTAGCTTTGCGTATCGCAAAACATTGCAAAGTCATCGTACTGAGTAAAGGACCTCGTAGTGAAGGTGCAACTTTCTACGCTCAAGGTGGCATTGCCGCTGTATTTGATGAATCTGACAGTATTGATTCTCATGTTCAGGATACGCTCATCGCTGGCGATGGTATCTGTGAAGAAAAGACCGTTCGCTTTATCGCTGAACATGCAAAAGAGTGTGTGCAGTGGCTGATCGACGGTGGTGTACCATTCGATAAAGAAGAAGACTGTGATGACGACGATGACAACCCTCGTTATCACTTAACCCGTGAAGGCGGCCATAGCCACCGTCGAATCCTTCATGCTGCTGATGCAACCGGTATGGCAATGCAAACTTCATTGCAGGACAATGCACACCAACATCCAAACATCTCTATTTTTGAACGCTACAACGCGTTAGATCTGATTACCGAAGACAAAGTCGGTGGCGATAAAAATAAAGTCATTGGTGCGTATGTTTGGAACCGTAATGAAGAGCACGTTGAAAGCATTCGTGCTAAATACGTGGTTCTTGCAACTGGTGGTTCTTCGAAAGTTTATCAATATACCTCAAATCCTGATGTTTCCTCCGGTGATGGTGTTGCTATCGCTTGGCGTGCAGGCTGCCGCGTGGCGAACTTAGAATTTAACCAGTTCCACCCTACTTGTTTGTACCATCCTGAGGCTCGCAACTTCCTTTTAACTGAAGCACTTCGTGGCGAAGGAGCTTACCTGCGTCGTCCCGATGGTTCTCGCTTTATGCTTGATTTTGATGAGCGTGCAGAGCTGGCACCACGTGATGTGGTGGCTCGAGCTATCGACTTTGAAATGAAACGCTTGGGTGCAGACTGTATGTATCTCGACATCAGCCATAAGCCTTCGGATTTTATTGAAAAACACTTCCCGACTATTTATCGCCGTCTGATGGATTTGGGTATTGATATCACCAAAGAGCCAATTCCAATTGTCCCGGCTGCGCACTACACCTGTGGTGGTGTCATGGTAAACCAACAAGGTCAAACTGACCTCAAACACCTCTATGCAATTGGTGAAGTTAGCTATACCGGTCTGCATGGTGCAAACCGCATGGCTTCAAACTCACTGTTGGAATGTGTGGTTTATGCTTGGTCTGCGGCGAAAGATATTGTTAAAAACATTAAGAATATCGACATGCCACCATCGGTTCCTGTTTGGGATGAGAGCCAAGTAACCAGCTCTGACGAGGAAGTTGTGATCCAGCATAACTGGCACGAACTGCGTCTGTTTATGTGGGATTACATGGGTATTGTGCGCACAGATAAACGTTTAGAGCGAGCACTACGCCGCATCCAGTTGCTACAACAAGAAACGCAGGAATACTACAGCAATTTCCGAGTTTCCAACAACTTGCTTGAACTGCGTAACCTATTGCAGGTGGCTGAACTGATGGTGCGCTGCGCAATGCAACGTAAAGAAAGTCGCGGATTGCATTACACCTTGGATTACCCAGACCAGTTAGAAAATAGTGGCCCGACAATTCTTTCGCCAAAAGAGTAA